One part of the Solanum dulcamara chromosome 3, daSolDulc1.2, whole genome shotgun sequence genome encodes these proteins:
- the LOC129883562 gene encoding uncharacterized protein LOC129883562 has protein sequence MSSILSWNVRGINTQGVMERLQSLKSIHQISLFAILEPFSDSSQIHQFRNQLNMDNAISNPNGKIWLFWNKNVDCRILENGEQVITCEICHVMNPNQFRVSFVYAKWKDHLRRPLWDSMLQHSNTTLPWCTLGDFNVITEPEEKLGGVTYNMRKSLEFISIIQACGLQDLGFFGQKYTWSKQRGIFFRIWKRLDRGMVNDKWLEVMPQTTITHLPTVGSDHCPLLLEFTEHHQHHIKYFKFMNCWTDHHSFMDTVSNCWNRNIEGNPMWCFHQKMKRLSNTLSRSSRMQFGDIYAKAKEYEAKVRQAEEDLILLNSEECRANLHAINAEYIRYLKLEDSILKQKTQLQWFKEGDKNSKYFHAIIRGRRRKLFIHRIQNDEGNWLQGDDDIARAACDHFQNIFTGEDTHIQEDALQCIPKLITDDQNRDLQALPTLEELRTVVFSMNPNSAAGPDGMNGKFFQECWEIIKEDLFRVVLSFFNGQTLPNYYTHTCLVLLPKVSHPTKLSEFRPISLSNFTNKIISKLLCLRLAPTLPTFISPNQSGFVKNRSISENIMLAQEIIHQIKKPNVGGNVVIKLDMAKAYDRVSWSYICLVLRKMGFGEGFIDMVWRIMSHNWYSIIINSSRHGFFHSTRGLKQGDPLSPSLFILGADVLSRLLNNLHHHHPNYQGFFMAKRGPQINHLSFADDVIIFSSGRAQTLQLIMETLHTYESTSGQLINRDKSQFMVPSNAFNSTVRRIKKVTGFRQKDSPITYLGCPLYIGRQKLIYYSDLIAKVVNRITGWQAKILNYGGRVTLGWKNDKRKYHWSSWKNLSYPYDEGGIGVRQISDVAKSFQYKQWWTFRTKNSLWGDFTKAKYCQRSNPITKKWHTGQSLIWKHLMKNKHKVEPHIQWQIQSGSCLFWWDNWLGVGPLAQFNNNSCRLNNTTVSAFMDNGQWNTDLLIQQAPPQMVSNILATHINYQPVQKDQPCWTLNNNGEFSCSSAWNIIRDKRPKTRINSNTWHQFIPFKCSFLVWRALKGKLPTNEKITSFGHSPSQCFCCYRPGQDTIDHIFVAGAFSRSTWSMFADSVGISKEYTPLRNLLMRWWTSKCRNEAHKLMIQALPIFICWNLWKNRCASKYGGKHSNLARVKFSVFKDTSHLLHSAFPYINWPNNWRDLVLLVEKCYHDIKIIPVCWSKPPDHLLKLNTDGSALNTPGYIGGGGILRNASSELMFAYAIPLGTGTNNQAEIKSAIFGLSWCLHLGYMQVILEVDSQLLLKWLQHEAKPPWSIKEMLDKLNTIILNFQEFSCNHVFREANSTADILSKHSHKCTAPELYFNKHDLPKEARAHMELELLGNYKIAPPHPSLGGTPLSVPWCSRSRMHQVTTGSLPNPIDVSPLWIYAKGCSNTGSCIGKPFYCKFSLPLTFLNNNTLQYHKELILITTKGPLLEVACNNMHLNLLYYESSRYLNKRETTTWHARTSPNSQPLTQANTLPATSVTKLQQVENAWLLREPAAIITHPLYLPYAAQQQQYQKRDLLLNLTCNNKQAITAAREAARNWVQDCNNHGLSSTTQHPSIPATTIYLDHHAGVRMQLHLF, from the exons ATGAGTAGTATTCTCAgttggaatgtgaggggtattaatacccaggGTGTCATGGAAAGACTTCAATCCCTGAAGAGTATCCATCAGATTTCCTTATTTGCTATCCTGGAACCTTTTTCTGATAGCTCTCAAATTCATCAGTTCAGAAACCAGCTTAACATGGACAATGCTATTAGCAAcccaaatggtaagatttggttgttttggaacAAAAATGTGGATTGTAGGATTCTGGAAAATGGGGAACAGGTGATTACTTGTGAAATCTGCCATGTAATGAATCCAAACCAATTCAGAGTTTCATTTGTCTATGCAAAATGgaaagatcatctcagaagacccTTATGGGATAGCATGTTGCAGCACTCAAATACAACCCTCCCTTGGTGTACCTTAGGTGACTTCAATGTTATCACTGAACCTGAAGAGAAACTGGGGGGTGTTACCTACAATATGAGAAAGAGCTTGGAGTTCATAAGCATCATTCAAGCCTGTGGTCTTCAGGATTTGGGATTCTTTGGACAGAAATACACTTGGTCTAAACAGAGGGGTATCTTCTTTAGAATCTGGAAGAGATTAGATAGAGGTATGGTCAATGACAAATGGTTGGAAGTGATGCCTCAGACTACTATCACTCACTTACCTACTGTTGGCTCTGACCATTGCCCTCTCCTGTTAGAGTTCACTGAGCACCATCAACACCACATCAAGTATTTTAAATTCATGAATTGTTGGACAGACCACCACTCCTTCATGGATACTGTTAGCAACTGCTGGAACAGGAACATTGAGGGTAATCCCATGTGGTGTTTtcatcagaaaatgaagagattatctaatactcttagtaggTCATCCAGGATGCAGTTTGGGGACATCTATGCTAAGGCGAAAGAGTATGAAGCCAAGGTTAGACAAGCTGAGGAGGATCTGATTCTTCTTAACTCTGAGGAATGTAGAGCCAATCTTCATGCCATCAAtgctgagtatattagatatctTAAGTTGGAGGACTCCATACTCAAACAAAAGACTCAGTTGCAATGGTTCAAAGAGGGGGACAAGAactccaagtactttcatgcaatcatcagaggaagaagaaggaaactCTTCATCCATAGgattcaaaatgatgaaggtAACTGGTTGCAAGGGGATGATGACATAGCCAGGGCTGCTTGTGATCATTTCCAGAACATTTTCACTGGTGAAGACACTCATATTCAGGAGGATGCCCTTCAATGTATTCCTAAGCTTATCACAGATGATCAAAACAGGGACCTCCAAGCTCTCCCCACCTTGGAGGAACTGAGGACTGTGGTCTTCTCTATGAACCCCAACTCAGCAGCTGGccctgatggaatgaatggTAAGTTTTTTCAGGAGTGCTGGGAGATCATCAAAGAAGATCTATTCAGAGTGGTCCTTTCTTTCTTTAATGGTCAAacattgcctaattactatacTCATACCTGTTTGGttttactcccaaaagtaagCCATCCAACCAAGCTCTCAGAATTCAGGCCtattagccttagcaactttACCAATAAGATTATTTCCAAGCTTTTATGCCTCAGACTAGCACCTACTCTTCCTACTTTTATTTCCCCTAACCAATCTGGTTTTGTTAAAAATAGGAGTATCTCTGAGAACATCAtgctagctcaagaaatcattcACCAAATTAAGAAGCCTAATGTAGGTGGTAATGTGGTCATTAAGCTGGacatggccaaggcctatgatagagTCTCTTGGTCCTATATCTGTTTGGTCTTGAGGAAAATGGGCTTTGGAGAAGGGttcattgatatggtatggagaatTATGTCTCACAATTGGTATTCCATCATTATCAATAGCTCAAGACATGGTTTTTTTCACTCCACAAGAGGTCTGAAGCAAGGGGACCCTCTTTCTCCCTCTCTGTTCATCCTTGGGGCTGATGTTTTATCTAGACTCCTGAACAATCTCCATCATCATCATCCTAATTATCAAGGTTTCTTCATGGCAAAGAGGGGGCCTCAAATTAATCATctcagctttgcagatgatgttatcatcttTTCTTCTGGGAGAGCCCAAACTTTGCAACTCATTATGGAAACCTTGCACACTTATGAGAGTACCTCTGGTCAGCTGATCAACAGAGACAAGAGCCAGTTCATGGTCCCTTCTAATGCCTTCAATTCTACTGTAAGAAGAATTAAGAAGGTCACTGGCTTCAGGCAAAAGGATAGCCCTATCACTTATCTGGGGTGCCCTCTTTACATTGGTAGACAAAAGCTCATATATTACTCTGATTTGATTGCCAAGGTTGTGAATAGAATAACAGGGTGGCAGGCTAAGATCCTCAACTATGGAGGCAGAGTCACTTTG GGGTGGAAgaatgacaagaggaagtaccactggtctTCCTGGAAAAACCTTAGCTACCCCTATGATGAAGGTGGTATTGGTGTTAGACAAATCTCTGATGTGGCCAAGTCTTTCCAAtataaacagtggtggacttttAGAACTAAGAACTCACTATGGGGAGATTTTACCAAAGCAAAGTACTGCCAAAGATCCAATCCCATCACCAAGAAATGGCACACTGGACAATCTTTGATATGGAAGCATCTTATGAAGAACAAGCACAAAGTTGAGCCTCACATCCAATGGCAAATACAGTCTGGCtcttgcctcttttggtgggacaactggtTGGGAGTGGGTCCTTTAGCCCAATTCAACAACAACAGCTGCAGGCTTAACAACACCACTGTTTCAGCCTTCATGGACAATGGACAATGGAACACTGATCTTCTCATCCAGCAGGCCCCTCCACAGATGGTGTCTAATATTCTTGCTACTCACATCAATTACCAACCCGTCCAGAAGGACCAACCATGTTGGACACTAAACAACAATGGGGAGTTTAGCTGTTCTTCTGCTTGGAATATCATCAGAGACAAGAGACCCAAAACCAGGATTAACTCCAATACCTGGCATCAATTCATACCTTTCAAATgttcctttcttgtttggagagccCTTAAGGGAAAGTTACcaaccaatgagaaaataaccagctttggaCACTCTCCTTCACAATGCTTTTGCTGCTAcagacctggccaagacactaTAGACCATATCTTTGTTGCAGGAGCATTTTCTAGGAGTACTTGGAGTATGTTTGCTGACTCTGTGGGCATAAGCAAGGAGTACACACCTCTCAGAAATTTGTTAATGAGATGGTGGACCTCTAAATGCAGGAATGAGGCTCACAAGCTCATGATACAAGCACTCCCTATCTTCATATGCTGGAACCtctggaagaatagatgtgcttcaaaatatggaggaaagcaTTCTAACCTTGCAAGAGTAAAGTTCTCTGTCTTTAAAGACACTTCCCACTTGCTGCACAGTGCTTTTCCCTATATCAACTGGCCAAACAACTGGAGGGACCTAGTTCTATTGGTTGAGAAATGCTACCATGATATCAAGATTATCCCTGTATGCTGGTCCAAACCCCCTGACCACCTGCTGAAGCTAAACACTGATGGTAGTGCCCTCAACACCCCTGGTTACATTGGAGGAGGAGGAATCCTTAGGAATGCATCTAGTGAACTCATGTTTGCTTATGCAATCCCTTTAGGGACTGGAACTAACAATCAAGCAGAGATCAAATCTGCTatctttggtctctcttggtGCCTCCATCTTGGTTATATGCAGGTTATTCTAGAGGTTGATTCCCAGCTACTCCTTAAATGGCTGCAACATGAAGCAAAGCCTCCATGGTCCATCAAAGAGATGCTGGACAAACTCAATACCATCATCCTCAATTTCCAAGAGTTCAGCTGTAACCATGTTTTCAGGGAAGCCAACTCTACAGCTGATATTCTTTCCAAGCACAGTCATAAGTGCACTGCCCCTGAACTCTATTTCAACAAGCATGATCTCCCCAAGGAAGCTAGAGCCCACATGGAGTTAGAATTGCTAG GTAATTACAAAATTGCACCTCCTCATCCTTCCCTTGGAGGCACCCCCTTATCTGTCCCATGGTGCAGCAGGAGCAGGATGCATCAGGTTACAACTGGAAGTTTGCCTAATCCTATTGATGTAAGCCCTCTTTGGATTTATGCTAAGGGTTGCAGTAACACAGGATCCTGCATAGGGAAGCCTTTCTACTGCAAATTCAGCTTGCCTCTTACCTTTCTTAACAACAACACCCTCCA gtaccATAAGGAGCTGATCCTGATCACAACTAAGGGTCCCCTCTTGGAAGTAGCTTGCAACAACATGCATCTTAACCTCCTTTACTATGAAA GTTCAAGATACCTCAACAAAAGAGAAACAACAACTtggcatgctaggacttcaccaaatagTCAGCCTCTCACTCAAGCCAACACCCTCCCTGCAACATCTGTAACTAAACTTCAGCAGG TTGAGAATGCTTGGCTTCTcagggaacctgcagccatcaTCACCCACCCTCTGTACCTCCCAtatgcagcacagcagcagca gtaccaaaagagggatctacTACTAAACCTAACCTGCAACAACAAACAAGCTATCACTGCAGCTAGAGAGGCAGCAAGGAACTGGGTACAGGACTGCAACAACCATGGCCTTTCCAGCACAACCCAACATCCTTCAATACCTGCAACAACCATATACTTGGACCAccatgcaggtgttcgaatgcaGCTACACTTGTTCTGA